A stretch of DNA from Bacteroidales bacterium:
GTTTCGGTCTACCTTTTTCACGAATATCAAAAGCAATAGCGTTGGCTCTTCGTGTTGAAGTAGTATTTAAATTCACATTGTAAGCAACAAGGAAATCACGGGCGCCTACAGCAGTTGCACCAGCAGTAGCATTGAACTGAGCCGGACCAAAATCAGGTTTCCATTTTGGGTCGGCTAATTTTTTCTGTAAGCCTTCATATTCGCCGGAACGGCAGTTTGCCAAATTTCTTCTTTCGGGTGTAAATGCTGCATTTTCGTAACAGTAAATAGGGATTTTTAATTCTTTTCCTACACGTTCGGCTAGTTTGCGTGCATATTCCACAACTTCGTCCATAGTAATATTTGCAACGGGAACAAACGGACAAACATCGGTAGCGCCAAAGCGCGGATGTTCGCCTTTATGTTTACGCATATCAATAATCTCGGAAGCTTTTTTTATTGCCCTGAAAGCCGCCTCAATAACGGGTTCCGGCTCGCCCACAAAAGTTACAACAGTACGGTTGGTTGCTTTGCCCGGGTCAACATCAAGTAATTTAACTCCTTCAACAGTTTCAATCTGGTCAGTAATATGTTTGATTATTGACATATCATTACCTTCGCTGAAATTAGGTACGCATTCGATGATTTTTTTCATATGAAATGTTTCTTGGTTTTAGGTTCAGTTTTATAGTAATTATGAAGCGAAATTAAAGAAAATTATAATAGATTAAAAACTAAAAATATTTTAAGAAATAATGAAAGATTAATTTTCATGATTAAGCTAAGTTAATTGAAATTAACAAGCATGGAGTTGTTGGCGTGCCACAAATTAAGCGGTATGAAAGTTAAAAAAATTAAATATAGCTACATTTATTATTTGATGTTTGCATTATTCAATTATTACTAACTTGGTTGTTGTTATAATCATATTGTTTTGTAATAACTGAACAATATAAATTCCTTTTGATAAATCATTTCTTAAAATTGTAACTGTTTGCCCTGATATATTTGATATTTGCCTAATACCCTGTCCTAAGGAGTTGTAAAATGTAAGAATTGCATTATGCAATGGATTGCTTGTCCATAGAATTGTTTGTGAAGAAAAAGGATTTGGGAAAAAACTAATTACACTTTTTAAGGATATTTCGTTTATCCCTCCATATATTAAATTGCATCCAAAAGACGAATTGTAACCAGAAACAAATATTGTATTTGAACTGTCTTTTACACAAACAAGATGGCTTTCATGAGGTTGACCATCACGATATTCTATTAATCCATAAAATGAGCCGATACCAGCAATAATATATGCTGAATCATTGTAACAGTCGTTAAAATTCCATTTCTTCCTATACTTGCCTTTTATTAAAATTGAGTCTATAGATGAAACAATAGAATAATAATTAGTTGAATTTGATAATGCTATTATACCTTTTATTGTGTCCCCAATATCTAGATTATAATCATAAAGAAGATCCTCTGCCGATGAATTATATTTAATAAATACTTTGTTCGAATTGGTGTCATACCTTAAAGCTCCGATGTATTTAGACTTAGAAGATGACGGGGGATTATAATTAGGAATATTCCAAATTGTAACATAAACAGAATCGTATGATCTGTATATTTTTTTGTAGTCAAATGAATTAATTAAAGTGTCACCTGCAAAGTAATAAAAAAAATATTCATTTACATCATAAATAAATCCACTGGAAGAATCATTGTGTTTATAATCCACTCGCCATATTAAAGAATCAGAAAAGGGATAAGTTACTTTCTTTTGTCCAAGGGCAGCTGTAAAGGAAGATAATAAAAAAAAAGTAAGAATATAAAAAGCTTTCATAAGTTTATTTTATAGATTAAGGTAAGTTAATATTTTATTCAAATAAACATATAGCAATCCTATATAATTAATCGGGTAGCTTGATTTTATTCCCAAATTTAAAAACATTTTATATAGTTTGAAAAAGAATTTTTTTTTATGCTGCAAGGCTTAATCTTTCTTTGAATGAGTGAAAAATATAAAATGAAAATTTTTAAAAGATAATTGAATATTATTTGAATTAATCTTGGCAAAAGTTGAACGTGAAAAAGCAGGACTAAAGTCAAAAATCAGTGTTATTTTCATTAACAACGACCTTTAGGTCGTGGGGCATGTTTAGCGATGATTATGGCTTTAGCCAAAATGCAATATGAATTTTTTTAAGATTATATTATTGATAAATGTTTACATCTGGATATGATGTAATCAAATAAAATTTTAGAAAAGATTGTTAACGAATAAAAGTTTTTCAAAAAAATTACATCTAACTATTATAAATCGTTATTGAAAAATATACAAACACAATTTAGCATCATCTGTTTTAAATAAAACTGAGAATACATGAACATGAGAATTTATAGTAAGATTGTAATTTTATTTCTGTTGATATTATGTAAGTCAATGTCGGCGCAAAATACATTTAAGTGTGAAATTAAAGATAGCATAACTTATGAAAATATTCCCGGAGTATATGTAATGCTAAGCGGAACAACCAAAGGCGTAACCTCCGACACAAATGGTATTGCCGTGCTTAGCGGGATTCCCAATGGAATGCAAACATTAGAAATATCAATAGTTGGTTATGTGAAGAAAACATTGAACGTAAATTTCCCCGAAAAGGAAATCACTAGTGTTGTTCCTGTTGTTTTTCTTGTTCCTTCAAGTTTTGATATGGAAGCAATAACCGTTACAGCAACTCGAAATAATTCACGGCTTGATGATTTGCCTATAAAAGTTGAAGTACTCGGTCAGGATGAAATGGTTGAAGAAAGTGGTGTAAAGCCCGGAAGTATTGCCAGTATGCTTATGGATAATTCGGGGGTGCAGGTGCAGCAGATTTCGGCTGCTTCGGGAAATATTGAAATTAAAATGCTTGGTCTTGCCGGAAAATATACGCAAATGCTTCGCGACGGACATCCTTTGTACGAAGGATTTTCGGGAGGACTTGGTGTGCTCAGTATTCCGCCTCTTGATCTGAAACAGGTTGAAATAATCAAAGGCTCTGTTTCTACTTTGTATGGTGGTGGCGCAATTGGAGGTATTATTAACTTTGTTTCCAAAGAACCTACTGTTGAGCCGGAATTGCAGGTGTTGGTGAATGCTTCAACATTGAAAGAATATACTTCAAATATTTATTATTCGGCACGTACAAAAAAAATAGGCTATTCCATATTTTGTGGCGGAACATTGCAGAAGGCTGTAGATGTTGACAAAGACGGCTTTTCTGATGTGCCCGAATCGAAATATTATTTGTTGCATCCACGGGTGTTTTTCTATTTTAATAAAAACACTGTTCTTAAAACAGGTGTTTCTGTATTGTCTGAAAGGCGCATAGGTGGCGACATGCAGGCTGTTCTTCATACTCCTGATACGCTTCATCCGTATTATGAAAAAAATAACACCGACCGCCAGACACTAGATATCGACTTTGATCACACTACTCCTGCGAAAAATATTTTTTCTGTAAAAGCCACAATCAGTAACTGTTTAAAATCAATTGATATTACAGATGCATATTTTAAAGGAAATCAATATTCGGTTTATTCCGAGATGTCGTATTTGTTAAAAAGCAGGAATCACAATACTGTAATGGGATTAAATTTTATTAATGAAAGTTTTGTAAAAGCAGATTCGTTGAAAATAAAATTTGGAAACTTTAGCAACAATACTGAAGGCGTATTTATACAGGACGATTGGCTGCTCAACGAAAAGCTTACCATTGAAAGCGGTTTAAGGGTCGATTATCAGAAGGACTATAATCCTTTTGTACTTCCGCGTATCGCGATACTTTATAAGTTTACAAAAGAATTATCGTCGCGAATTAATGCCGGTACGGGTTACCTGGTGCCGAATATTTTTTCGGATGTGAATGTGGTGAATAATTTCAATAATGTCTTTCCTTTATCATCTTCTATAAACACTGAAAAATCGGAAGGTGTAAATGCCGAGCTGAATTATTTTAAAGCTTTTAAAAATGAATTAACACTTACATTGAATCAATCGGTGTATTACACAAAGGTTGAGAACCCGGTGGTTTTAGTAACCGATAGCAATAATTATATTTCGTATCAGACAGCACCCTATTATATTGATACTAAGGGAAGCGATACTTATGTGAGGTTAACGTATGAAGGAGTTGAATTGTATTTTGGCTATACAGCTATGAGTCCGTTGTCACATAAAAATTCAGTTTCAACTTCATTGCCATTAACACCAAAATCAAAGCTGTCATACATTATTGCATATGAAGTTGAAGATAAATGGCTGATGGGAGTGGAAAGCAGTTACCAGAGCTATCAGTATCTTGAAGATGGAAGTAAAGTTCAGGGTTATTGGTTTTATGCGGCAATGGTTCAAAGGCAAATTGGGAAATTCTATATTACGCTTAACTGTGAAAATGTTTTTGATTTCAGGCAAAATAAAATAGAACAAATAGTATTATCTCCATATAATAATCCTGTGTTTAAAACCTTGTGGGCTCCTATTGACGGAAGAGTTGTGAATTTGGCGTTAAGATTCAAAGTATAATTGTTTATCAAATAAGAAATTTCTATTACGAAAAATCCTGTTTAAAATGCTTTTTATAAAGAGCTTGAGGATAAAAAAATATAAATCTTTTATTTGATTTTATTGAAAAATCATTAGTTTTGAAAATCAAAATAAAAAATTAAAAATGAAAAAGCTTTTTTTATTAATTTTAATTTCTTTAATAATTTCATCATGTGAAAGCTATCATTTATTTAAAGTAAAAGTAAATGATGAATCTGTTGTTGATGTAAAATCTGTGCCTGCCGATTTAATTAATAATTTCAATAAGAAATATCCCGGTGCAAAAGTTGAAAAATGGTATAAGATAAAAGGCGAAAGGTATGTGGTACGTTATTCAATGGGTGGCCCTGCTACCTATGCCGTATATTCTGAAAAAGGAATCTTGGAAGATGATGAAGTTTATGATCAGGACTATGACGAATACGAAGAGTATGACGACTATTTAGATTGGGATTGGGGCGACAGGTATGATTGATTTTTTTGAAATCCTTTTTGCGATTTTTATAAATTAAAAAGTAAATACCAAAATCTTATTAAATCCCAAAACTATGAAAAAAAAATACATAATCTTTTTAGTATTTGCTCTTTTTGCAAATATTGCATTTGGTCAGAATGCAGCTACACCTAATGCCGGTTTTGAAAACTGGACAAGTGCTACAGGTTATAGTAATCCAAATAATTGGAGTACTTTAAATTCAACAACAGCAACTTATTTTATTTACACCTGTCTTAAGGCTACTGCTGCCGGTGAATATCATTCAGGGGCTTCTGCAATAAAATTGATAACTAAAAATGCTGTTATTACTACTGCACAAGGAATTGCAACTACCGGTAAAATTTATACCAACACCAGTACAATGACGGGTTCAATTACCGGCGGGCTTCCATATACCCTGCGTCCCGATAGTATTGTAGGTTGGTACAGATCATCGCCTGTAAGTAACGATACAGGGTTTGTTCAATTTTTATTATTTGGAAGCGCCAGGGATACGATAGGTAAAGCTCAGTTTTTTGTTCCTGCAACAGCAGTTTCCACGTTCAAGCGTTTTAGTAAAGCGATAACATATAGAAGTGCAAATACTCCTGATAGTTCACTTTGGATATTATCATCCAGCACAGGAGCTACGGGGCAGCAAGTCAACAGCACTCTCTGGATTGATGATCTCGACCTTGTATTCAATACCACTTCTGTTCCTGAAAATAACATTTATAATGATCAAATCAATCTGATATGGAACCCATCTGCTAATAATATTGCTGTTTCTAATAAAACACAGGAAAATGCAAATCTGAAAATATATGATATATTGGGACAAGAAATAGGTTCGTATGCGATTAATGATTTGGAAAACAATTTTGATGTTCCGAATATTAATAATGGAGTTTATCTTTATACAATTACAAATAATAAAGGTAATGTGCTGTTGAATTCAAAATTGTTTATTCAGCGATAATTTTGTAAACAATTAAAAAAGAGTTTGCTTACCTGTTTGAGCAAACTCTTTTTTAATTGTAAAAGAAAATATTTTGTGAGATGGATAATCAGTTTATTTATTTTGCAAAAAATATTTTTGTCCGATTAAATATTTAATATTATGTTTAGATGTACTGATTTCAGTACTTTAAAATGTATACCGCCACTAACGAGGCTATAGAAATACCGTAGGTGCGAAATAAAAATTAATCTGACAGCAATAATAAAAAATAAATAATAAAGTTTTTAGGGTAACCTTTTTACGGTATAGGGAATTAATACAATATAGAGTGTGAAAGCAATAAAGGACGAAGATATAATAACTGGTATAAGAAATAAAGAGCGCCATATATTGGAATACCTTTATAAATCATATTATTATGATATAAGGGGAAGGATAGTTAAAAAATTCCAGTTTAAAGAAGAAGAAGC
This window harbors:
- a CDS encoding T9SS type A sorting domain-containing protein encodes the protein MKAFYILTFFLLSSFTAALGQKKVTYPFSDSLIWRVDYKHNDSSSGFIYDVNEYFFYYFAGDTLINSFDYKKIYRSYDSVYVTIWNIPNYNPPSSSKSKYIGALRYDTNSNKVFIKYNSSAEDLLYDYNLDIGDTIKGIIALSNSTNYYSIVSSIDSILIKGKYRKKWNFNDCYNDSAYIIAGIGSFYGLIEYRDGQPHESHLVCVKDSSNTIFVSGYNSSFGCNLIYGGINEISLKSVISFFPNPFSSQTILWTSNPLHNAILTFYNSLGQGIRQISNISGQTVTILRNDLSKGIYIVQLLQNNMIITTTKLVIIE
- a CDS encoding T9SS type A sorting domain-containing protein; protein product: MKKKYIIFLVFALFANIAFGQNAATPNAGFENWTSATGYSNPNNWSTLNSTTATYFIYTCLKATAAGEYHSGASAIKLITKNAVITTAQGIATTGKIYTNTSTMTGSITGGLPYTLRPDSIVGWYRSSPVSNDTGFVQFLLFGSARDTIGKAQFFVPATAVSTFKRFSKAITYRSANTPDSSLWILSSSTGATGQQVNSTLWIDDLDLVFNTTSVPENNIYNDQINLIWNPSANNIAVSNKTQENANLKIYDILGQEIGSYAINDLENNFDVPNINNGVYLYTITNNKGNVLLNSKLFIQR
- a CDS encoding TonB-dependent receptor: MRIYSKIVILFLLILCKSMSAQNTFKCEIKDSITYENIPGVYVMLSGTTKGVTSDTNGIAVLSGIPNGMQTLEISIVGYVKKTLNVNFPEKEITSVVPVVFLVPSSFDMEAITVTATRNNSRLDDLPIKVEVLGQDEMVEESGVKPGSIASMLMDNSGVQVQQISAASGNIEIKMLGLAGKYTQMLRDGHPLYEGFSGGLGVLSIPPLDLKQVEIIKGSVSTLYGGGAIGGIINFVSKEPTVEPELQVLVNASTLKEYTSNIYYSARTKKIGYSIFCGGTLQKAVDVDKDGFSDVPESKYYLLHPRVFFYFNKNTVLKTGVSVLSERRIGGDMQAVLHTPDTLHPYYEKNNTDRQTLDIDFDHTTPAKNIFSVKATISNCLKSIDITDAYFKGNQYSVYSEMSYLLKSRNHNTVMGLNFINESFVKADSLKIKFGNFSNNTEGVFIQDDWLLNEKLTIESGLRVDYQKDYNPFVLPRIAILYKFTKELSSRINAGTGYLVPNIFSDVNVVNNFNNVFPLSSSINTEKSEGVNAELNYFKAFKNELTLTLNQSVYYTKVENPVVLVTDSNNYISYQTAPYYIDTKGSDTYVRLTYEGVELYFGYTAMSPLSHKNSVSTSLPLTPKSKLSYIIAYEVEDKWLMGVESSYQSYQYLEDGSKVQGYWFYAAMVQRQIGKFYITLNCENVFDFRQNKIEQIVLSPYNNPVFKTLWAPIDGRVVNLALRFKV